Proteins encoded in a region of the Isosphaeraceae bacterium EP7 genome:
- a CDS encoding VWA domain-containing protein: MPALYRMPVVYLVTLLAVLAWGLPGLLARRVATRPAASTPAVSAEKTDASSKPKPFAVAIPPADGILRTADGLRRKVVIKDLDVVCSSDPVAGYKAGRPLDYFSIHFVYGEASANGRPVIQIGPREGPPRGWVPADSVFEWDTRVMARPTPRSGRAPLVIYREEPCLLDALAGRDCPRHAPNPCPTEGEEDAASQAAATLGIPVLATKVVPQQEGPPRTIYQVASLVSDRAPPQPRPREVPADFLPALKRTYVAFAVDTTASMQATIDAARRLASGLADETQGHARDVTLRLGLVEYRDAAPAFGFRARVVTEFTDPQGFLKALEQIEAASRGDGSVDEAVMDGLAVALPAAPGETVGTLRHLDWPTGRAGELATKMLVLLGDAPDHERGTDRADALAALAKTAGITIAAVGLDRPGQLSRDEKNRREAQWNALAAGSFLPGDKANGFARPIEPVVIDLTDSGRLESTLQALIADRVEHARTLAALAAAEAEGKLAEYVNARGLTLDKVAPVLVDLHRGEPDAVPRPDPRQGGRKAPSVRRGWVAQTMGEARLVTLDVLMSRDELDDLIRELVAWQKAAASAPADLVDLARIGAAAAAGETSFLAADRGDQTFADAIQMRGGLPPARPDGLLGRTQSELLRADDAYLGALDRRLRSSIAALLRRRNDADWSDPARTVDGLAPVAFDLIDF, translated from the coding sequence ATGCCCGCGCTCTACCGGATGCCCGTTGTCTACCTCGTCACGCTGCTGGCCGTACTGGCCTGGGGCCTGCCGGGCTTGCTCGCGCGCCGGGTCGCGACGAGGCCGGCGGCATCGACGCCCGCCGTTTCCGCCGAGAAAACCGACGCGAGCTCGAAGCCGAAGCCCTTCGCGGTTGCGATACCGCCCGCCGACGGCATTCTCCGCACGGCCGACGGCCTGAGGCGCAAGGTGGTCATCAAGGACCTCGATGTCGTCTGTTCCAGCGACCCGGTGGCCGGCTACAAGGCGGGGCGCCCGCTCGATTATTTCTCGATCCATTTCGTCTACGGCGAGGCCAGCGCCAACGGCCGGCCGGTCATCCAGATCGGGCCCAGGGAAGGGCCCCCGCGCGGCTGGGTACCGGCGGATTCCGTCTTCGAGTGGGATACCCGCGTGATGGCCCGGCCCACCCCGCGTTCTGGCCGGGCTCCACTGGTCATCTACCGCGAGGAGCCCTGCCTGCTCGATGCCCTGGCCGGCCGAGACTGCCCGCGCCACGCCCCCAATCCCTGCCCAACCGAGGGCGAAGAAGACGCCGCTAGCCAGGCCGCCGCGACGCTCGGAATTCCGGTGCTCGCCACGAAGGTCGTTCCCCAGCAAGAAGGCCCGCCGAGGACCATCTATCAGGTTGCCAGCCTGGTGAGCGACCGGGCTCCGCCGCAGCCTCGCCCGCGAGAGGTTCCCGCCGACTTCTTGCCGGCCCTGAAGCGGACCTACGTCGCGTTCGCCGTCGACACGACCGCCTCGATGCAGGCGACCATCGACGCCGCGCGACGACTTGCCTCGGGCCTGGCCGACGAGACGCAGGGGCACGCCCGAGACGTGACGCTGCGCCTCGGTCTAGTCGAGTACCGCGACGCCGCCCCCGCCTTCGGCTTCAGGGCCCGTGTCGTCACCGAGTTCACCGATCCGCAGGGTTTCTTGAAGGCCCTCGAACAGATTGAGGCTGCAAGTCGCGGCGATGGTTCGGTCGACGAGGCGGTGATGGACGGCCTGGCGGTCGCCCTTCCCGCGGCCCCCGGCGAGACGGTGGGCACGCTCAGGCACCTCGACTGGCCCACGGGACGCGCCGGCGAGTTGGCCACCAAGATGCTCGTCCTGCTGGGCGACGCCCCCGACCACGAGCGTGGAACCGATCGCGCCGATGCCCTGGCGGCCCTGGCGAAGACCGCCGGGATCACGATCGCGGCGGTCGGCCTCGACCGGCCGGGCCAGCTCTCGCGCGACGAGAAAAATCGCCGCGAGGCCCAGTGGAACGCACTGGCCGCCGGCTCATTCCTGCCCGGCGACAAGGCCAACGGGTTCGCCCGGCCAATCGAGCCCGTCGTTATCGACCTGACCGATTCCGGCCGCCTGGAATCGACCCTCCAGGCGCTCATCGCCGACCGCGTCGAGCATGCCCGGACCCTGGCGGCGCTCGCCGCGGCCGAGGCCGAAGGGAAGCTTGCCGAATACGTCAACGCCCGCGGCTTGACGCTCGATAAGGTCGCTCCTGTGCTGGTTGACCTCCATCGGGGCGAACCCGACGCCGTGCCCAGGCCCGACCCTCGCCAGGGAGGTCGCAAGGCCCCTTCGGTCCGCAGAGGCTGGGTTGCTCAGACGATGGGAGAGGCCAGGCTCGTGACCCTGGATGTCCTGATGAGTCGAGACGAGCTGGACGACTTGATTCGCGAACTGGTCGCCTGGCAGAAGGCCGCCGCCTCGGCCCCGGCCGACCTCGTCGACCTGGCCCGCATCGGCGCCGCGGCGGCCGCTGGCGAGACGTCGTTTCTGGCCGCCGATCGGGGCGATCAGACATTCGCCGATGCCATCCAGATGCGCGGAGGCCTTCCCCCCGCCCGGCCCGATGGCCTGCTCGGACGCACGCAGTCGGAGCTGCTCCGCGCCGACGACGCCTACCTCGGGGCCCTCGATCGCAGGCTCCGATCGAGCATCGCCGCGCTCCTCCGCCGTCGCAATGACGCCGATTGGTCCGACCCTGCCCGCACCGTCGACGGCCTGGCCCCCGTCGCCTTCGACCTGATCGACTTCTGA
- a CDS encoding SUMF1/EgtB/PvdO family nonheme iron enzyme, with translation MPRRFWIVWFSGLMLLAKSGESLAESVSLRGWEATARLGTGPAGRGTFRLIARSDWRPDAPREVGRYSVRLTRGDGRTTVSDLAHEDAPPSRRLHLELPAAEIRNVRPVDFSLRLEVLDKSTGAVVGGPLVATIAQFPHGRPEPGTVLNTRPFGWGEPLAVDGKAHPLPRPGPDGLSFVRVPGLGDMPGFFIAASEASNRQVASRLPGYDPRAGRSDEFNLEDTDQPAVGLTVERAGAYLDALGKADASGMSYRLPTRDEWIRAARAGRKTAFWWGDEPAYSSGANLLGPEPALAIDSTAPVAGTRARHSFAPNPWGLFHTFGNVEEWAAYPEGKFARMGGHFRTEPVAKPDEPVFDRKDEVGDDAYVGVRPALDATAARVEGLAKTLLSGRPGLERVTARFDPDRAMLTLNGTVADASMRRAADALMGRLWFVAALDDRIEAPAVGPRHLAALTPIVGPMTRRTGGGRPYFQVAVPARWVDPLPAEGSDWYVNLDVGGVASSHRLVETRPGTRGVTLLLDRQALASIPSGGAFDVSAWLSLGAPAVKPDEASVVSNRVVVRPRKP, from the coding sequence ATGCCGCGTCGGTTCTGGATCGTCTGGTTTTCTGGCCTGATGCTGCTGGCCAAGTCGGGGGAATCGCTCGCCGAGTCGGTCTCGCTCCGTGGCTGGGAAGCCACTGCCAGGCTGGGGACCGGCCCGGCCGGTCGCGGGACATTCCGACTCATCGCTCGGTCCGACTGGCGTCCCGACGCCCCGCGCGAAGTGGGCCGATACTCCGTCCGCCTCACCCGGGGCGACGGCCGGACGACCGTCTCCGACCTCGCGCACGAGGATGCCCCTCCCTCGCGGCGGCTTCACCTGGAACTTCCCGCCGCCGAGATCCGCAACGTCCGTCCTGTCGACTTCTCGCTGCGCCTGGAGGTCCTCGACAAGTCGACCGGGGCGGTGGTCGGCGGCCCGCTGGTGGCGACGATCGCCCAGTTCCCGCACGGCCGGCCAGAGCCCGGCACCGTGCTCAACACCCGCCCATTCGGCTGGGGTGAGCCGCTCGCCGTCGATGGCAAAGCCCACCCCCTGCCCCGGCCCGGCCCCGACGGACTGTCGTTCGTCCGCGTGCCGGGCCTGGGCGATATGCCTGGGTTCTTCATCGCCGCTAGTGAGGCCAGCAATCGTCAGGTCGCCTCCCGCCTGCCGGGCTACGATCCGCGGGCGGGCCGATCCGACGAGTTCAACCTGGAAGACACCGACCAGCCTGCGGTCGGACTGACCGTCGAGCGGGCCGGTGCATATCTAGACGCCCTCGGTAAGGCCGATGCATCGGGGATGTCTTATCGACTTCCTACTCGGGACGAATGGATTCGAGCCGCTCGTGCGGGCCGTAAGACGGCTTTCTGGTGGGGCGACGAGCCCGCGTATTCCTCCGGCGCGAATCTGCTCGGGCCCGAGCCCGCGCTGGCCATCGACTCCACCGCCCCGGTCGCGGGGACCAGGGCCCGACACTCGTTCGCACCGAATCCCTGGGGCCTCTTCCACACGTTCGGGAATGTCGAGGAGTGGGCCGCCTACCCCGAGGGGAAATTCGCGCGGATGGGGGGGCACTTCCGCACCGAGCCAGTCGCCAAGCCCGACGAGCCCGTCTTTGATCGGAAGGACGAGGTGGGGGACGACGCCTACGTCGGAGTCCGGCCGGCACTGGACGCGACCGCGGCCCGCGTCGAAGGCCTGGCGAAAACGCTCCTCTCGGGGCGCCCGGGGCTTGAGCGGGTCACCGCCCGCTTCGATCCGGACCGGGCCATGCTCACCCTGAATGGCACGGTGGCCGATGCCTCGATGCGACGGGCCGCCGATGCTCTGATGGGCCGGCTCTGGTTCGTGGCCGCCCTGGACGACCGGATCGAAGCCCCCGCCGTTGGCCCCCGGCACCTCGCGGCACTGACTCCGATCGTCGGCCCCATGACGAGGCGCACGGGCGGAGGGCGCCCCTACTTCCAGGTTGCCGTGCCAGCCCGCTGGGTCGATCCGCTTCCGGCCGAGGGCTCCGACTGGTACGTGAATCTCGACGTGGGAGGCGTGGCCTCGTCGCACAGGCTGGTGGAAACCCGCCCCGGCACCCGAGGAGTGACGCTGCTCCTCGATCGCCAGGCCCTCGCCTCGATCCCGTCGGGCGGTGCCTTCGACGTGTCCGCCTGGCTCAGCCTGGGGGCGCCGGCGGTGAAGCCGGACGAAGCCTCGGTGGTCAGCAACCGGGTCGTTGTCCGGCCGAGGAAACCCTAG
- a CDS encoding PEP-CTERM sorting domain-containing protein (PEP-CTERM proteins occur, often in large numbers, in the proteomes of bacteria that also encode an exosortase, a predicted intramembrane cysteine proteinase. The presence of a PEP-CTERM domain at a protein's C-terminus predicts cleavage within the sorting domain, followed by covalent anchoring to some some component of the (usually Gram-negative) cell surface. Many PEP-CTERM proteins exhibit an unusual sequence composition that includes large numbers of potential glycosylation sites. Expression of one such protein has been shown restore the ability of a bacterium to form floc, a type of biofilm.) produces the protein MAHHQPQQQAARLSFTVREVHLRRGDRELIAFDHKSLVGQLVQAKSFASSNGGDLPHTALLDAAARVYKADPQLFTALHQCRALIRLLRGDLAHDSETLEVPIAQVPPTVAPQLSGLTDKPPTRPITIQGQPDEPVNPISTQAVPEPAALVMLTLGLAMAFLFVKGARKRPVQPQSALS, from the coding sequence ATGGCCCACCATCAGCCGCAGCAACAAGCCGCCCGCCTGAGCTTCACCGTCCGGGAGGTCCACCTCCGGCGGGGCGACCGGGAACTCATCGCCTTCGACCACAAGTCGCTGGTCGGACAGCTCGTGCAGGCCAAGTCGTTCGCGTCGTCGAACGGCGGCGACCTGCCGCACACGGCGCTGCTGGACGCGGCCGCCCGCGTGTACAAGGCAGATCCGCAGCTCTTCACGGCCCTGCACCAGTGTCGGGCCCTGATCCGCCTCCTCCGAGGCGACCTGGCCCACGACTCCGAGACGCTCGAAGTCCCGATCGCCCAGGTCCCGCCGACCGTCGCCCCGCAACTCTCAGGCCTGACGGACAAGCCCCCGACCCGCCCCATCACGATCCAGGGGCAGCCCGACGAACCCGTGAACCCGATCTCGACCCAGGCCGTGCCGGAGCCCGCGGCGTTGGTCATGCTCACCCTGGGACTGGCGATGGCCTTTCTGTTCGTCAAGGGCGCGAGGAAGCGCCCCGTTCAGCCGCAGTCGGCCCTCTCCTGA
- a CDS encoding ROK family protein yields the protein MTMSELDGGRPVVGVDLGGTKVLAGVVGPDQAISGRSKKSTPAKDGADAILAAIESCVREAVAASGLTLDDIAAVGIGSPGPLDPKTGVIHFSANMNVREFHLGPGLSAALGGLPVLLQNDVRVGGYGEFKLGAGRGYNSLIGAFVGTGIGGCLIMDGKIVEGSTGNAGELGHMTVKAGGPRCGCGQRGCMEALASRTAIARRIAKSVRNGQPSVFGSKIDRKSGKIKSGELAAAVQANDLVAVRAVQRSAHYLGLGLGSLVNVFGPELVIIGGGVVEALGDPYVDLIRQSARRQILVDPEMKIKFVAAALGDNAGILGASLMAREAFLSA from the coding sequence ATGACTATGTCAGAGCTGGATGGCGGTCGGCCTGTTGTGGGCGTGGACCTGGGGGGGACCAAGGTCCTTGCCGGGGTTGTGGGCCCGGATCAGGCGATCTCAGGCCGATCCAAAAAGTCGACCCCGGCCAAGGACGGGGCAGATGCGATCCTCGCCGCCATCGAGTCGTGCGTCCGCGAGGCCGTCGCCGCGTCCGGGCTGACCCTCGACGACATCGCCGCCGTGGGCATCGGCTCGCCCGGCCCGCTCGACCCCAAAACCGGCGTGATCCACTTCAGCGCCAACATGAACGTCCGCGAGTTCCACCTCGGGCCGGGACTCTCCGCGGCGCTCGGCGGCCTCCCCGTCCTGCTCCAGAACGACGTGCGCGTGGGCGGCTATGGCGAGTTCAAGCTCGGCGCCGGCCGCGGCTACAACAGCCTCATCGGCGCCTTCGTCGGCACGGGCATCGGCGGCTGCCTGATCATGGACGGCAAGATCGTCGAGGGCTCCACCGGCAACGCCGGCGAGCTCGGCCACATGACCGTCAAGGCCGGCGGGCCCCGCTGCGGCTGCGGCCAGCGCGGCTGCATGGAGGCCCTGGCCAGCCGAACGGCCATCGCCCGCCGCATCGCCAAGTCGGTCCGCAACGGCCAGCCCAGCGTCTTCGGCAGCAAGATCGACCGCAAGTCGGGCAAGATCAAGAGCGGGGAGCTGGCCGCCGCCGTCCAGGCCAATGACCTCGTCGCCGTCCGGGCCGTCCAGCGGTCGGCGCACTACCTCGGGCTCGGCCTGGGCAGCCTGGTCAACGTCTTCGGTCCCGAGCTGGTCATCATCGGCGGCGGGGTCGTCGAGGCCCTGGGCGACCCCTACGTCGACCTCATCCGCCAGTCCGCCCGCCGTCAGATCCTGGTCGACCCCGAGATGAAGATCAAGTTCGTGGCCGCCGCCCTCGGCGACAACGCCGGCATCCTGGGCGCCTCCCTCATGGCCCGCGAGGCCTTCCTCTCGGCCTGA
- a CDS encoding dienelactone hydrolase family protein, producing the protein MRHVHAGVLLAAVLLSGGAARGQSLPGTLPWDRPADPAASMVADLHLFLDAETLASVARRPRHWNRDLSSDAAYLASVAPNRARLEHILGATGKRVSPVTLDAIVPDAAIATVPSDDPFRVPVIVVRWSVYPGFEAEGLLLNPAGEPKACVVLLGDADARPEVPAGLAPGTHASGAPISARSLCDAGCRVLIPTLVSRASTFSGNPAVRMTNLSHREWVYRMAFEAGRHILGYEIDEVRAAVDWLSAKHPGLPIGVAGHGEGGLVALGASALDPRIAATWVAGSFGPREGSWAEPIDRNVWGLLDEFGDAEIASLIYPRKLVIEASRGPETTGPNPPVNGLNDAASGRLTSPARSAVDREAARIAGLIPAHTTEFPVVLGDETSTWSSQGFSAFLLALTGQTLESSNSFQYPPRQLTDPDARMQRIVNQMVSYTQGLIRTSELRRDAYWNQANRSSPEAWSASTKPFRATFHEELIGRFPPPSEPISARTKQLADRPNWTAHAVEIPVWPGVSASGVLLLPKDLKPGERRPVVVCQHGLEGTPDPIVDPSIKSVYNSYGAQLADRGYIVYAPQNPYTGHDTFRTLQRKAQPLKKTLFSIIAAQHQQTLNWLKTQPNVDPGRIAFYGLSYGGKTAMRVPAMLEDYCLSICSADFNEWAVKTTNIDRAYSYMYTLEYDMYEFALAERFNYAEMAALIAPRPFMVERGHQDGVAPDEWIGYEYAKVKRLYDTLGLSDRTEVGYFNAGHQIDGKATFAFLARHLNWPRGMP; encoded by the coding sequence ATGCGACACGTGCACGCGGGCGTCCTCCTCGCGGCGGTCCTGCTTTCAGGCGGGGCCGCCCGAGGCCAATCCCTGCCCGGGACCCTCCCCTGGGATCGCCCGGCCGACCCCGCCGCATCGATGGTCGCCGATCTCCACCTCTTCCTCGATGCCGAGACCCTGGCCAGCGTCGCCCGACGCCCCCGCCACTGGAACCGCGACCTCTCTTCCGACGCCGCCTACCTCGCCTCGGTCGCCCCCAACCGGGCCCGCCTCGAACACATCCTGGGGGCCACCGGCAAGCGAGTCTCGCCGGTCACGCTCGACGCGATCGTCCCCGACGCCGCCATCGCAACCGTACCCTCCGACGACCCCTTCCGCGTGCCCGTGATCGTCGTGCGCTGGTCGGTCTATCCCGGCTTCGAGGCCGAGGGTCTGCTCCTCAATCCCGCAGGCGAGCCCAAGGCCTGCGTCGTCCTGCTCGGGGATGCCGACGCTCGCCCGGAAGTCCCCGCCGGCCTCGCGCCCGGGACGCATGCATCCGGGGCTCCAATTTCCGCCCGCAGCCTGTGCGATGCCGGCTGCAGAGTCCTGATCCCCACCCTCGTCAGCCGGGCCTCCACCTTCTCCGGCAATCCCGCCGTGCGGATGACCAACCTCTCGCATCGCGAGTGGGTCTACCGGATGGCCTTCGAGGCCGGCCGACACATCCTCGGCTACGAGATCGACGAGGTGCGGGCCGCCGTCGACTGGCTTTCCGCGAAGCATCCGGGCCTTCCCATCGGCGTCGCCGGTCACGGGGAAGGGGGGCTCGTCGCGCTCGGGGCCTCCGCGCTCGACCCTCGGATCGCCGCCACCTGGGTCGCCGGCTCGTTCGGCCCCCGCGAAGGGAGCTGGGCCGAGCCCATCGACCGCAACGTCTGGGGCCTGCTCGACGAGTTCGGCGATGCCGAGATCGCCTCGCTCATCTATCCCCGCAAGCTCGTCATCGAGGCCAGCCGAGGGCCCGAGACGACCGGCCCCAATCCCCCGGTGAATGGCCTCAATGACGCGGCCTCGGGCCGCCTGACCTCCCCGGCCCGGTCGGCCGTCGACCGCGAGGCCGCCCGCATCGCCGGACTCATCCCCGCCCATACCACCGAATTTCCCGTCGTTCTCGGCGACGAAACCTCGACCTGGAGCTCCCAGGGCTTCTCCGCGTTCCTCCTCGCACTGACCGGTCAGACACTCGAATCTTCGAATTCCTTCCAGTACCCGCCGCGCCAGCTGACCGATCCCGACGCCCGGATGCAACGCATCGTCAACCAGATGGTCAGCTATACTCAGGGGCTCATTCGCACCTCGGAGCTTCGTCGCGACGCCTACTGGAATCAGGCCAATCGCAGCTCACCCGAAGCTTGGTCCGCCTCGACGAAGCCCTTCCGCGCGACCTTCCACGAAGAACTCATTGGCCGGTTCCCGCCCCCCTCCGAGCCCATCTCCGCCCGCACCAAGCAACTCGCCGACCGCCCCAACTGGACGGCCCATGCCGTCGAGATCCCCGTCTGGCCCGGCGTGAGCGCCTCGGGAGTCCTGCTCCTGCCCAAGGACCTGAAGCCGGGCGAGCGGCGCCCTGTCGTCGTCTGCCAGCACGGCCTGGAAGGGACTCCCGACCCGATTGTCGACCCGTCGATCAAGTCGGTCTACAACTCCTACGGAGCGCAGCTGGCCGACCGCGGCTACATCGTCTACGCCCCGCAGAACCCATACACCGGCCACGACACCTTCCGCACCCTCCAGCGCAAGGCCCAGCCCCTCAAGAAGACCCTCTTCTCGATCATCGCCGCCCAGCACCAGCAGACCCTGAACTGGCTGAAAACCCAGCCCAACGTCGACCCCGGCCGCATCGCCTTCTACGGACTCTCCTATGGTGGCAAGACCGCCATGCGAGTCCCCGCGATGCTCGAAGATTACTGCCTCTCCATCTGCTCGGCCGACTTCAACGAGTGGGCCGTCAAGACCACCAACATCGACCGCGCCTACTCCTACATGTACACCCTCGAGTACGACATGTACGAGTTCGCCCTGGCCGAGCGCTTCAACTACGCCGAGATGGCCGCCCTCATCGCCCCCCGCCCCTTCATGGTCGAGCGGGGCCACCAGGACGGAGTCGCCCCCGACGAGTGGATCGGCTACGAATACGCCAAGGTCAAGCGTCTCTACGACACCCTCGGCCTCTCCGATCGCACCGAGGTCGGCTACTTCAACGCCGGCCACCAGATCGACGGAAAGGCCACCTTCGCCTTCCTCGCCCGCCACCTCAACTGGCCGCGCGGGATGCCCTGA
- a CDS encoding transposase, which produces MFFFTLITERRAPFLAELAARDHLRRAFLNCRSRWPFRVEAIVLLPDHLHTVWSLPRGDTAYSVRWAWIKKEFTKAWVAGGGAEEVVSESRRKNRRRGVWQRRFWEHSIGDEGDLERHYNYVHDNPVKHGLVSAPKDWPYSSFHRFVRLGAYPADWGRTEEPLSFGSRPIEGTGE; this is translated from the coding sequence ATGTTCTTCTTCACTCTGATCACCGAGCGACGCGCGCCGTTCCTCGCGGAACTTGCGGCGCGAGACCATTTGCGGCGCGCGTTTCTCAACTGCCGATCCCGGTGGCCGTTCCGCGTCGAGGCCATCGTACTGCTGCCTGACCACCTTCACACGGTCTGGTCCCTGCCGCGGGGTGATACCGCGTACTCCGTGCGCTGGGCGTGGATCAAGAAGGAGTTCACGAAGGCTTGGGTGGCTGGCGGTGGGGCCGAGGAGGTGGTTAGCGAATCGCGGCGCAAGAACCGGCGACGGGGGGTGTGGCAACGGCGCTTCTGGGAGCATTCCATCGGGGACGAAGGCGACCTGGAACGCCACTACAACTATGTCCACGATAACCCCGTGAAACACGGACTCGTCTCCGCCCCGAAAGACTGGCCCTATAGCTCCTTTCACCGATTCGTGAGACTCGGCGCCTACCCGGCCGACTGGGGACGCACCGAGGAGCCCCTGTCCTTCGGTAGCCGACCGATCGAGGGCACCGGCGAGTGA